Proteins from one Podospora pseudoanserina strain CBS 124.78 chromosome 1, whole genome shotgun sequence genomic window:
- the RPP2B gene encoding 60S acidic ribosomal protein P2 (COG:J; EggNog:ENOG503P569), with protein MKHLAAYLLLTLGGKATPSAADVKAVLESVGIEADSDRLDKLISELEGKDINELIAEGSSKLASVPSGGAGGAAAAGGAAAAGGAAEAAPEEAKEEEKEESDDDMGFGLFD; from the exons CCTCGCCGcttacctcctcctcaccctcggtGGCAaggccaccccctccgctgCCGACGTCAAGGCCGTTCTCGAGTCTGTCGGTATCGAGGCTGACTCTGACCGCCTCGACAAGCTCATCTCTGAGCTCGAGGGCAAGGACATCAACGAG CTCATCGCTGAGGGTTCTTCCAAGCTCGCTTCCGTCCCAtctggcggtgctggtggcgctgccgccgctggtggtgccgccgctgccggtggtgccgCTGAGGCTGCCCctgaggaggccaaggaggagg agaaggaggagtccGATGACGACATGGGCTTCGGTCTCTTCGACTAA
- a CDS encoding hypothetical protein (COG:D; EggNog:ENOG503NVRQ; BUSCO:EOG092610LQ) — MNDMATAASPTPVGGGSHLNALGRRTSARQALRRPTSTSLSSRSQLGRSESSPAVSASLSSTTSRETRAHSQPQSNQQPITSALHDSSDDEEPVVPMKLSALTKALLNDGASEGVSRGGAQSVVSGRAASPPQRPASRVTRRSTASVSASAAVEDSEAAMGEVRQTRRTARTSSVQRGVTGRSSPPRETSPAPQPRKRVVRLSNTSAGNNAFNSSFNGSFESSVRRSLSGTTGRSKRQESAEVVEKKSVQAPVPVEPEQQEVEQQLADINTPVVPVRTVRIAVGSSGSKGRSDSSSGHSKSSRGYSDHDQELGEEPATVGRSVAVAPQSSMRIGRIGKMGGSFLSGPARRGRRRQSEEDGQDHGEGDAFGSGQEPESQQPQYMGLGMEQPQSSFLASNYREFAAASGSPVSSRDPSRAAVRRGTSASVSPPEVRELERSHLELDFKIPTPPPRVPSSLGKENQAPAAQKPNPVVISLLDDTKEPAKPTQPLVSDIRANAPPSQRAASPDRKVLAQKSENTPRRAAPPPPPKMSVLDAATANAGASTTTQASKKRQVMLRVNGRTYTRIDCIGRGGSGKVYRVSAENGKMFALKRVSLESADENTVRGFKGEIDLLKRLHGVDRVIQLIDHELNLEKQLLSVLMEVGELDFNTLLKSRQSATEGARLDPVFIRYYWKEMLECVQAVHLKDVVHSDLKPANFVLVQGRLKLIDFGIANAIQTEMTVNVHRETQIGTPNYMSPESLMDSNQYAFTSAHNGKFSIPPPLQHHQKGTPRIMKLGKPSDVWSLGCILYQMVYGLPPFGKIANQMSRCQAIINWAYQVEFPEVTEDGSRVPPSLIRTMRRCLNREQKERPTCEELLADTDPFLYPQEFDPGVYAMAEQGKVLPITEELLGRIIQSVVQRCGERMPTPEEIKSGMLTQGYWAGVKRVVTGANSSGNSSR, encoded by the coding sequence ATGAACGACATGGCCACCGCCGCATCACCAACGCCAGTTGGCGGAGGGAGTCACCTCAACGCTCTGGGACGTAGAACATCCGCCAGACAAGCGCTCCGCCGCCCGACTTCGACGTCGCTATCTTCGAGGTCGCAGCTCGGCCGTAGCGAGTCTAGCCCTGCTGTCAGCGCATCTCTTTCTAGCACAACTTCGCGAGAGACGAGGGCGCATTCTCAACCTCAGTCAAACCAGCAACCAATTACTTCTGCGCTGCATGACAGCTCCGACGATGAAGAGCCGGTGGTACCTATGAAGCTTAGCGCTTTGACAAAGGCATTGCTTAATGATGGTGCGTCCGAGGGAGTGTCCAGGGGGGGTGCGCAGTCTGTTGTCTCTGGCCGTGCTGCTTCACCGCCACAACGTCCTGCTtcgagggtgacgaggaggtcgacTGCTAGTGTTTCTGCTTCTGCCGCTGTGGAGGATAGCGAGGCTGCtatgggggaggtgagacAGACGAGACGGACGGCGAGGACGAGTAGTGTCCAGCGTGGGGTTACGGGGAGATCTTCACCCCCAAGGGAGACGAGCCCTGCGCCTCAGCCACGGAAGCGCGTTGTGCGATTGAGCAATACCAGTGCTGGGAACAATGCTTTCAACTCGAGCTTTAATGGTAGCTTTGAGTCGAGTGTGAGGAGGTCATTGTCTGGTACTACTGGCCGGAGCAAGAGACAGGAGAGTGCCGAGGTGGTTGAGAAGAAGTCAGTTCAGGCTCCGGTGCCCGTTGAGcctgagcagcaggaggttgAACAGCAGCTTGCTGATATCAACACACCAGTTGTGCCTGTGAGGACGGTACGCATTGCCGTCGGGTCATCTGGCAGCAAGGGGAGGTCAGATAGTTCTTCAGGTCACTCCAAGAGCTCCCGGGGATATAGCGATCATGATCAGGAGTTGGGTGAGGAACCCGCGACTGTTGGACGgtctgttgctgttgctccTCAAAGTTCTATGCGGATTGGGAGAATAGGGAAGATGGGCGGGAGCTTTCTCAGTGGCCCGGCTCGTcgtggaaggaggagacagagtgaggaggatggacAAGATcatggagagggtgatgctTTTGGCAGTGGTCAGGAGCCTGAAAGCCAACAGCCTCAGTATATGGGCCTCGGTATGGAGCAGCCACAATCATCATTCTTGGCTTCCAACTATCGCGagtttgctgctgcttctggtAGCCCTGTTAGCTCCAGGGATCCCTCAAGAGCTGCGGTCCGCAGAGGGACCTCGGCTAGCGTTTCTCCGCCAGAGGTCAGGGAGCTTGAAAGAAGCCACCTCGAGTTGGACTTCAAGATTCCTACACCCCCACCACGTGTTCCTTCCAGTCTTGGGAAGGAGAACCAAGCCCCAGCGGCGCAAAAGCCAAACCCAGTGGTGATCTCCCTTTTGGATGACACCAAAGAGCCGGCGAAGCCCACCCAACCACTTGTAAGCGACATCAGAGCCAacgcaccaccatcccaacgAGCAGCATCCCCTGACCGCAAGGTTCTGGCACAGAAAAGCGAAAACACCCCCCGCCGcgccgcaccaccaccgcctccgaaAATGTCAGTGCTTGATGCTGCCACAGCCAACGCCGGTGCTTCTACTACTACACAGGCTAGCAAGAAGAGGCAGGTCATGCTCCGAGTCAACGGCAGGACGTACACCAGAATCGACTGTATAGGCCGTGGCGGTTCGGGTAAGGTGTACCGGGTCTCTGCGGAGAACGGCAAGATGTTTGCCCTCAAGCGTGTCTCTCTTGAAAGTGCCGATGAGAACACGGTGAGAGGATTCAAGGGGGAGATTGACCTGCTCAAAAGGCTGCACGGCGTTGACAGGGTGATTCAGCTGATTGATCACGAGTTGAACCTGGAGAAGCAGCTTTTGAGTGTGCTTATGGAGGTGGGCGAACTCGATTTTAATACTCTGCTGAAATCCCGACAGAGCGCCACGGagggggcgaggttggatCCGGTTTTCATCAGGTACTACTGGAAGGAGATGCTCGAGTGCGTGCAGGCTGTTCATCTCAAGGATGTAGTGCATTCGGATCTCAAACCGGCCAACTTTGTGCTCGTGCAGGGGAGGCTCAAGCTGATTGACTTTGGGATTGCGAACGCGATCCAGACGGAGATGACGGTCAACGTGCACAGGGAGACGCAGATTGGGACGCCGAACTACATGTCGCCCGAGTCGCTGATGGACTCGAACCAGTATGCTTTTACGTCAGCGCACAATGGCAAGTTTTCGATCCCGCCGCCTCTGCAGCATCACCAAAAGGGGACTCCGAGGATTATGAAGCTGGGGAAGCCGTCGGATGTTTGGTCACTGGGGTGTATCTTATATCAAATGGTTTATGGTCTGCCGCCATTTGGCAAGATTGCGAACCAGATGTCGAGGTGTCAGGCGATTATCAATTGGGCGTATCAGGTTGAGTTTCCTGAGGTCACGGAGGATGGGAGCCGGGTGCCGCCTTCGCTGATtaggacgatgaggaggtgctTGAACCGggagcagaaggagaggcCTACTTGTGAGGAGCTGTTGGCGGATACGGACCCGTTTTTGTATCCCCAGGAGTTTGACCCTGGTGTTTATGCCATGGCTGAGCAGGGCAAGGTGCTGCCTATTACGGAGGAGTTATTGGGGAGGATTATTCAGAGTGTGGTGCAAAGGTGTGGGGAGAGAATGCCGACGCCGGAAGAGATCAAGAGTGGGATGCTCACGCAGGGGTATTGGGCTGGGGTGAAAAGGGTGGTTACCGGTGCTAATAGCAGTGGTAATTCCTCGAGGTAA
- a CDS encoding hypothetical protein (COG:O; EggNog:ENOG503P30T) yields the protein MAQTRLKMLPISLLSLLGLMVLGTTASEEPPSTSPTAEVELICHTTDPAECYPKIFQPTHEFQIVHPDQDLPLGLHVRLDINTGQKEAKINIPDEEVDPSLVGLPVDSSIVTVDTPDSEPEPAQRPRKLPKNAPKYDPDGKIKEPPKSNPHAGNDAAAFFESLTYLKKGLDIDSALESLSDVSHDIYYGLKIAEDYDTIANLFCLANTPALFTASPSPETLSRARVAALTLSSVTQNNPKALSEIETHWPKLLASSCSDEPLSTLIWRLIPSSGQPDPAVSKARISSISGLLKSSKIRSHFLSNNGMEQILQIMNLQDQNNGDFEPAARKAAILVLDNFLDGDMGASLGEWPIGTQQTDVVCEGRHKEGKEPVERCWDWHARLWVKGNKKDKEHWSHELLKKVTEQRRVNNKGGKKKNAAQGGKEEL from the coding sequence ATGGCTCAAACCCGGTTAAAGATGCTTCCCATCAGCCTTCTTAGCCTCTTAGGCCTCATGGTTTTAGGCACAACAGCATCAGAGGAACCGCCATCAACGTCGCCAACTGCGGAGGTGGAACTCATATGCCACACAACTGATCCAGCTGAATGCTATCCCAAAATATTCCAGCCAACCCACGAGTTCCAGATCGTTCACCCCGATCAGGATCTTCCTTTAGGTCTTCACGTCAGgctcgacatcaacaccggcCAAAAGGAAGCCAAAATCAACATcccagatgaggaggttgacccATCACTAGTCGGCCTTCCAGTAGACTCCTCCATAGTCACCGTCGACACCCCTGATtcagaaccagaaccagCACAAAGGCCCAGAAAACTTCCCAAAAACGCCCCGAAATACGATCCAGACGGCAAGATCAAGGAACCACCCAAAAGCAATCCTCACGCTGGAAACGACGCGGCCGCCTTTTTCGAGTCTCTGACCTATCTTAAGAAGGGCCTGGACATCGACTCAGCTCTGGAAAGCCTCTCTGACGTCTCCCATGACATCTACTACGGCCTCAAAATAGCAGAAGACTAcgacaccatcgccaacctcttctGCCTAGCCAACACCCCCGCCTTGTTTACCGCTTCTCCATCACCCGAGACTCTCTCTCGCGCCAGAGTGGCCGCACTTACCTTGTCATCAGTCACgcaaaacaaccccaaagccCTCTCCGAAATCGAAACTCACTGGCCCAAACTCCTTGCCTCTTCTTGCTCAGACGAGCCGCTTTCCACCCTGATCTGGCGGCTCATTCCCTCCTCTGGGCAACCCGACCCAGCGGTATCCAAAGCTCGCATTTCCTCCATTTCTGGCCTGTTGAAATCATCCAAAATCCGGTCTCAtttcctctccaacaacgGCATGGAGCAGATCCTTCAAATTATGAACCTCCAGGACCAAAACAATGGTGACTTTGAGCCAGCGGCCAGGAAAGCAGCCATCTTGGTTCTGGATAACTTCCTTGATGGCGACATGGGCGCCTCGCTCGGTGAGTGGCCCATTGGAACACAGCAAACAGATGTTGTCTGCGAGGGGAGACACAAAGAAGGCAAAGAGCCTGTGGAGAGGTGCTGGGATTGGCATGCGAGGTTGTGGGTCAAGGGAAACAAGAAGGACAAAGAGCATTGGAGTCATGAGCTGCTTAAGAAGGTGACCGAGCAGAGGAGGGTGAATAATAAGgggggcaagaagaagaacgcCGCTCAAGgcgggaaggaggagctgtAG
- a CDS encoding hypothetical protein (COG:C; EggNog:ENOG503P55K) encodes MSAIRQRAALLARQARPQTVRNTRRYGSSHGHDHHHEHTVEEKLGTGFYLSAATLAGTWVVYKASRPGTDGELSTFSRWLKEWADLHQTWETRNDLLAAAVEQAAADRHLLLNAPRNRTHDLRFPEVFNTGSPFNVPAGHYVNIDKVVAHYQQQHLKEEERKAKKLAAAAQQ; translated from the exons atgtcgGCTATCAGACAGAGAGCGGCTCTGCTCGCCCGGCAAGCCCGGCCGCAGACTGTTCGCAACACCAGACGCTATGGCTCGAGCCACGgtcacgaccaccaccacgagcacacggtcgaggagaagcttggA ACTGGCTTCTATCTCTCGGCCGCTACCCTCGCTGGTACCTGGGTTGTTTACAAGGCCTCTCGCCCCGGCACAGACGGCGAGCTGTCGACATTCAGCAGGTGGTTGAAGGAATGGGCGGACCTCCACCAGACTTGGGAGACACGAAACGATCtgctcgctgctgctgtcgagcAAGCCGCCGCAGACAGacatctccttctcaacgCCCCGCGCAACAGAACCCACGATTTGAGATTTCCCGA GGTCTTCAACACCGGTTCCCCCTTTAACGTTCCGGCTGGACACTACGTGAACATTGACAAGGTGGTTGCCCattaccagcagcagcatctcaaggaggaggagcgcaaggccaagaagcttgCGGCGGCCGCCCAGCAGTAG
- a CDS encoding hypothetical protein (COG:S; EggNog:ENOG503PSZ9), whose product MGSVATNARGSIDARKSAKITKAQESRPPSDTPAIYVDLIDPDIGYGVFAARDFSKGDFIFHEAPLIDPTDFCELRELNDEHHGPGQMLDLVTALSLADASQMRFAFPKLAAELGKTLPTSQELTGADLNPLLGTRLVHGQLAWPPNELWEKYDKYIKRIREGVVARGGGSKASVEDRVKIAADFFRSHAFQAEIEGNQNPHPATTRPATIYLLASLVNHSCQPPGARRVLKRRTAAEDSPVVAREAPELRLANFLANLKKESENADNTASSSKSPSTGGKAGTSNNNTAIGSGSKNNADDPDAITPAPRTAQGSTGTKDFSEHSDPDDGEEEEDNASGSNSLNQRQRGPNCEWRIGPGQLAKFVLPHHIAVKATRDIKAGEELTWDYGKKKQGFSCRCATCRAGTGRSCCYL is encoded by the exons ATGGGGTCGGTTGCCACCAACGCAAGGGGCTCAATTGATGCCCGCAAATCAGCCAAG ATCACAAAAGCTCAAGAGTCTCGTCCACCCAGTGACACACCCGCAATTTACGTCGACTTGATTGACCCGGACATTGGCTATGGCGTCTTCGCTGCCCGTGACTTCAGCAAGGGGGATTTCATCTTCCACGAGGCCCCTTTGATTGACCCAACAGACTTCTGCGAGCTACGTGAGTTGAACGATGAGCACCATGGACCAGGGCAGATGCTAGATCTTGTCACTGCGTTGTCGTTGGCTGACGCCTCCCAAATGCGGTTTGCCTTCCCTAAACTGGCCGCGGAGCTTGGCAAGACATTGCCTACCTCCCAGGAACTTACAGGTGCCGATTTGAATCCACTTTTGGGGACAAGACTTGTACATGGACAACTGGCTTGGCCTCCAAATGAGTTGTGGGAGAAGTATGACAAGTATATCAAGCGCATCAGGGAAGGAGTTGTGGCTCGAGGCGGTGGCTCCAAGGCATCTGTCGAGGACAGAGTGAAGATCGCAGCCGACTTTTTCCGGAGTCATGCCTTCCAGGCCGAGATAGAGGGAAACCAGAACCCACATCCCGCGACGACGCGGCCTGCCACGATATATCTCCTGGCAAGTTTGGTCAACCATTCCTGTCAACCCCCCGGGGCCAGACGGGTACTCAAGAGGAGGACAGCAGCTGAGGATTCGCCCGTTGTTGCCCGAGAGGCCCCAGAGCTCCGCCTCGCAAACTTCCTCGCAAatttgaagaaggagagtgAAAATGCAGACAACacggccagcagcagcaaaagtcCCAGCACCGGTGGCAAGGCGGGTACCAGTAACAACAATACTGCCatcggcagcggcagcaaaaACAATGCCGACGATCCAGACGCCATCACCCCAGCCCCCAGGACGGCACAAGGGTCCACTGGCACCAAGGACTTCAGCGAACACTCTGACCCtgacgacggcgaggaagaagaagacaatGCGTCGGGTTCGAATTCCCTCAACCAACGGCAGCGAGGACCCAACTGCGAGTGGCGCATTGGCCCAGGGCAGCTCGCAAAGTTTGTACTACCGCATCACATTGCTGTGAAGGCTACGAGGGATATcaaggctggggaggagctCACGTGGGACTatggaaagaagaagcaaggGTTTTCTTGTCGTTGTGCGACGTGCCGTGCTGGGACGGGCAGGTCTTGCTGTTATTTGTGA
- the RPS15 gene encoding ribosomal protein S15 (EggNog:ENOG503NXXB; BUSCO:EOG092658SK; COG:J), translating into MADEYNAEEAAELKKKRTFRKFSYRGVDLDALLDLTSDELRDVVHARARRKINRGLKRRPMGLIKKLRKAKQEAKPNEKPDLVKTHLRDMIVVPEMIGSVVGIYSGKEFNQVEIKPEMVGHYLGEFSISYKPVKHGRPGIGATHSSRFIPLK; encoded by the exons ATGGCTGACGAATAC aacgccgaggaggccgctgagctcaagaagaagagaaccTTCCGCAAGTTCTCTTACCGCGGTGTCGATCTCGATGC TCTCCTTGACCTGACCTCCGACGAGCTCCGCGATGTCGTCCACGCTCGTGCCCGCAGAAAGATCAACCGTGGTCTTAAGCGCCGCCCCATGGGcctcatcaagaagctccGCAAGGCCAAGCAGGAGGCTAAGCCCAACGAGAAGCCCGATCTCGTCAAGACTCACCTCCGTGACATGATTGTCGTTCCCGAGATGATCGGCAGCGTCGTCGGTATCTACTCCGGCAAGGAGTTCAACCAGGTGGAGATCAAGCCTGAGATGGTTGGCCACTACCTTGGCGAGTTCTCTATCTCATA CAAGCCCGTCAAGCACGGTAGACCAGGTATCGGTGCTACCCACTCTTCTCGTTTCATTCCCCTCAAGTAA
- a CDS encoding hypothetical protein (COG:G; CAZy:GH53; EggNog:ENOG503NWRK) has protein sequence MIPRLNRKGNSHTPPHFQRHKLANHVCQGFRCRQKRWLTASRVTNPGCGPGFQQSREIALMPRPGTWIGSATPHIPLSTMLLPSLSTLLLAGLPAVNAAITYKGVDWSSLLIEERAGMSFKDVNGNTKPLERILVENGVNTVRQRVWVNPSNGEYNMDYNIQLARRAKAVGLGVYIDFHYSDTWADPGKQGIPSGWPTDIDNLSWKLYNYTLESCNRFQDAGIQPTIISIGNEITPGLLWPTGRTNNWGNIARLLRSAAWGIKDSRLSPKPKIMIHLDNGWNWNTQNNWYTNVLRQGTFEASDYDIMGVSFYPFYSEAASLSALKTSLTNMANTWGKEIQVVETNWPVQCPNPRYQFPADVRSIPFSEAGQVQYVTKVADVVRSVNRGNGLFYWEPAWLNNAALGSSCPENTMFAWGGRARSSISVFQRI, from the exons ATGATACCCAGGCTGAACCGAAAAGGCAACTCACACACTCCTCCGCACTTTCAAAGACATAAGCTTGCAAATCATGTCTGCCAAGGCTTCCGATGCCGCCAAAAACGTTGGCTTACGGCTTCTAGAGTAACAAATCCGGGATGTGGACCTGGTTTCCAGCAATCACGAGAGATCGCTTTGATGCCTAGGCCGG GTACCTGGATCGGATCAGCAACTCCTCACATCCCGTTATCCACAATGCTTCTCCCATCGTTGTCAACTTTGCTTTTGGCTGGGCTTCCAGCTGTGAACGCCGCCATCACCTACAAAGGTGTGGACTGGTCTTCTCTTCTTATTGAGGAGCGGGCCGGCATGTCGTTCAAGGATGTCAACGGCAACACCAAGCCCCTCGAAAGAATCCTGGTTGAGAATGGCGTGAATACTGTTCGGCAGCGTGTCTGGGTCAACCCCAGCAACGGCGAGTACAACATGGATTACAACATCCAGCTTGCGAGAAGGGCGAAAGCTGTTGGGCTCGGTGTGTACATCGACTTCCATTACAGCGACACTTGGGCCGACCCGGGCAAGCAGGGTATCCCCTCCGGATGGCCGACTGACATCGACAATCTTTCCTGGAAGCTGTACAACTACACCCTGGAATCTTGCAACAGATTCCAAGATGCCGGCATTCAGccaaccatcatctccatcggCAATGAGATCACACCTGGCTTGCTGTGGCCGACAGGAAGAACCAACAACTGGGGAAACATCGCACGCCTGCTGCGTAGCGCCGCCTGGGGTATCAAAGACTCGAGGCTTAGCCCCAAGCCAAAGATCATGATCCATCTCGACAATGGATG GAACTGGAATACTCAAAACAACTGGTACACAAACGTCCTCAGACAAGGAACTTTTGAGGCATCGGACTACGACATCATGGGAGTGTCTTTTTATCCATTCTACTCCGAGGCGGCTTCACTCAGCGCGCTCAAGACCAGTTTGAccaacatggccaacacTTGGGGCAAGGAGATTCAGGTCGTCGAGACCAACTGGCCTGTTCAGTGCCCGAATCCAAGATATCAGTTCCCCGCCGATGTCCGAAGCATTCCGTTTTCCGAGGCTGGGCAGGTGCAGTATGTGACAAAGGTGGCAGACGTTGTTCGGTCCGTCAATCGGGGCAATGGATTGTTCTACTGGGAGCCAGCTTGGTTGAACAATGCCGCCTTGGGATCGTCTTGTCCAGAGAACACCATGTTTGCGTGGGGTGGAAGGGCGCGCTCTAGTATTTCTGTTTTCCAGCGCATCTAG
- a CDS encoding hypothetical protein (COG:C; EggNog:ENOG503NVND), producing MAVMIYLLWFRLARIPQVSPPQPLSPHTYHHHPPTSTTHQPSTPGHHHNDSPQNPPLHRPPLPFAPPTLLQTPTHAPNPNEALIKVTWTCSTPLDLHRAAGNLAIPSFPFHLGTAFAGTIVTLWLSPSLSSSSGLNINHELHETLKEGDRVFGFVSDGNPREAGFQTYVTVPVHKISKLPQGIVGWGLREAVTVPANLVTAFHCLSADLGIRLPWPKPRGFKGGEGKKVLVWGGGSSVGLYVIQVLKHWGYDHVIAVASGKHHGELRRLGARVCFDYRNSGVVGEIGRYLDREGGQGAGPRIPYFVDCIGSRDGTLKPLSKIAERGSKVAVMLPVIEVPAAEGRRPVFAADEKHVEGVVWQEGVEVMGVRTLNYEENGFYRDKLQPEIIPALLAQGAIQPNRTRIVEGATLLERAQNALQLLRDQVPSGERLVWKVSEDEQ from the exons ATGGCAGTTATGA TTTATCTGCTTTGGTTTCGACTTGCTCGGATCCCGCAagtatcaccaccacaaccattatcaccacacacctaccatcaccacccacctacttccaccacccaccaaccatcaacacccggccaccaccacaatgacagcccccaaaacccacccctccatcgtcctcccctcccctttgcgcccccaaccctcctccaaacccccacccacgcccccaacccaaacgaAGCCCTCATCAAAGTAACCTGGACCTGCTCCACCCCGCTCGACCTTCACCGCGCCGCAGgcaacctcgccatcccctccttccccttccacctcggcaCCGCCTTCGCAGGTACAATCGTCACCCTCTGGCTCAGCCccagcctctcctcctcctcgggtCTGAACATCAACCACGAGCTCCACGAGACCCTCAAAGAAGGCGACAGAGTTTTTGGGTTCGTCTCCGACGGCAATCCGAGGGAGGCCGGCTTCCAGACGTACGTCACAGTCCCGGTGCACAAGATCTCCAAGCTACCCCAAGGGATAGTAggctgggggttgagggaggcggttACGGTGCCTGCGAATCTGGTTACGGCTTTTCATTGTCTGAGTGCCGATTTGGGGATACGGCTGCCTTGGCCGAAGCCGAGGGGGTTTaaaggtggggaggggaaaaaggTGCTggtgtggggagggggcagtTCGGTTGGGTTGTATGTGATACAGGTGCTCAAGCATTGGGGGTATGATCATGTTATTGCTGTTGCGAGCGGGAAGCATCAtggggagttgaggaggCTAGGGGCGAGGGTATGTTTTGATTATAGGAAttctggggtggtgggggagattgGGAGGTATCTTGACCGAGAAGGGGGGCAAGGGGCGGGGCCGAGGATCCCGTATTTCGTTGATTGTATTGGGTCTAGGGATGGGACTTTGAAGCCGCTGAGCAAGATCGCAGAGAGAGGGAGTAAAGTGGCGGTTATGTTGCCTGTGATTGAGGTTCCTGCTgcagaggggaggaggccggtgtTTGCGGCGGATGAAAAGcatgtggagggggtggtgtggcaagaaggggttgaggtcATGGGGGTGAGGACGTTGAATTACGAGGAG AACGGCTTCTATCGAGACAAACTCCAGCCCGAGATCATTCCTGCCTTGCTGGCTCAAGGCGCTATCCAACCGAACAGGACCAGGATCGTCGAAGGTGCTACACTGCTGGAGAGGGCACAGAATGCCCTTCAGCTATTAAGGGACCAGGTCCCGTCTGGTGAACGGCTTGTATGGAAGGTGTCAGAGGACGAGCAATGA
- a CDS encoding hypothetical protein (COG:S; EggNog:ENOG50), with product MLKIAMKRKRDNSRSDFHRYPPRLSAQRQDLKKSGYRSSPLSIQLQRKATAATQIESKRLLTVGHRGYRSSTRVGSVAPLGNTKEDDYYRNDSLKYCRHEEKKKKKIEILADRSRIYTGGGVASARLQIL from the exons ATGCTCAAGATTGCAatgaaaagaaagagggATAACAGCCGGTCAGACTTCCATCGATACCCACCCCGCTTGAGCGCCCAAAGGCAAGACCTCAAGAAATCAGGGTACAGATCATCGCCACTCTCTATACAGTTGCAGCGCAAGGCCACAGCCGCCAC GCAGATCGAGAGTAAAAGGCTTCTCACTGTTGGGCACCGAGGATATCGTTCATCAACCCGGGTGGGATCTGTGGCTCCTTTAGGGAACACAAAAGAGGACGACTACTATAGAAATGATTCTCTGAAGTATTGTCGACatgaggaaaaaaagaaaaagaagattgAAATTTTGGCAGACAGGTCGAGAATATAtactggtggtggggtggccAGTGCACGCCTGCAAATTCTGTGA
- a CDS encoding hypothetical protein (COG:O; EggNog:ENOG503P3NK), with product MPSQRRLRALLYIVLAAVVVLLFFTSQARHSRETGAIKDFYHKTMNGLERERGGSQQVIPAHDHDADGDIDEDDAIMAKEMAARLKQAEQKAKENANAKAPNKPDDPKKVIGVGSAAGGHKEEEDGDLEVEETPEEHQVEVELDLILRKSPVIIFSKSYCPYSKRAKGILLEKYVIEPAPYVVELDLHPLGRKIQDRLAIITKRTTVPNIMIYGKSIGGGDDVAALDNDNKLVAKIKGLGGKRVEVSKRFSEKSS from the exons ATGCCATCCCAACGGCGCCTCCGGGCCCTTCTCTACAtcgtcctcgccgccgtcgtggtgctcctcttcttcacttCGCAGGCCCGCCATTCACGAGAGACGGGCGCGATCAAGGACTTCTACCACAAGACGATGaatgggttggagagggaacGAGGCGGCTCGCAGCAAGTGATACCAGCGCACGACCACGATGCCGACGGCGACattgacgaggacgacgccatcatggccaagGAGATGGCTGCTCGGTTGAAGCAAGCAGAACAGAAGGCAAAGGAAAATGCCAACGCAAAGGCACCCAACAAGCCCGACGACCCCAAGAAGGTCATTGGTGTTGGAAGTGCGGCAGGTGGTCacaaggaggaagaggacggggaTCTAGAAGTGGAAGAGACGCCCGAGGAGCACCAAGTTGAAGTTGAGCTTGACTTGATATTGAGGAAGTCTCCAG tcatcatcttctccaagtCGTACTGCCCGTACTCTAAGCGTGCCAAGGGCATTCTTCTCGAGAAATATGTCATTGAACCGGCGCCATATGTGGTCGAGCTCGACCTTCATCCTCTGGGCCGCAAAATCCAGGACAGGTTGGCAATCATAACCAAACGAACCACAGTACCAAATATCATGATTTACGGCAAAAGCATCGGTGGCGGCGACGACGTTGCTGCACTCGACAATGATAACAAGTTAGTTGCCAAGATCAAGGGGTTGGGCGGCAAGCGGGTCGAGGTGTCGAAGAGGTTCTCCGAGAAGTCGTCATaa